The sequence below is a genomic window from Lepus europaeus isolate LE1 chromosome 20, mLepTim1.pri, whole genome shotgun sequence.
GGCAGTGTCCTCTGGCCTGCGAGGGGCCGCCCTGGGTGCTGCCACACACACGTCCCCCAGGGAGCGGCTCCGTGGCTCTCACAAAGCAGTTTTATTGGATTCCAAAtcgaagcagagagagaggcagccaggcccctgcctgggagagccggctctggccccaggctcctggccgcAGGCCCCACGGCACGGTGTGGTCCTCGCGGGCCAGGCCGCGGCCCATGTGGGCTCCCTGCGGCTCCTGGGCTGCACCCGGCCCCGGGGCCCCTCTCCTCCGGAGCAGGAGCAGAACAAACGCGGAGAAAGAAAAGAGTGAAACCAAACAAGCGAGGTGGTGCCGACACTGCGGCTCGGGCGCGAGGTGCGCGCTGCAGTTTATTCCCCGGGGCGGGGCAGGTGCGGTCAGGACTCCTCGGCGCCCGAGTCCTCGTCCTCGTCCCCGAAGCAGCTGTCGCCCTCGGCCTCGGCGTCCGCGTCCTCGTAGTAGTCATCGTAGAACAGGTCTGCGCCCTCGTCGGGCAGCGGCGCCTTGCTCCGCACGCAGTACTCGGCCAGCGTGGTGGGCACCTTCACGCCGTCCCGCTCCGCGTCCACCTTGGTCCCCAGCACCTGCTTCCTGGGGGACAGGGCAGTGAGGCGCCCCTGAGGCCCTGCACGCCGCCCCCACACGGCCAAGGCAGCCAGGGCGGGAGCCCCACAGGActgagcactggcccctcccgGCCTCCTgcggaggcaggggcaggggcagggagcccaGCAGGGGCAGGAGCGGCACTCGGGCTCCTGTCACACGGGCACTGCGCCGGCCTCCTGCGAGCCTGGGGTCAGGAGGCGAGGGGGAGGGCTgaggccccacaggcagagctgCCCGCGGCACAGGCCACAGGCTGTGGTGTGCCTCACAGGATGGGGCGGGCATGGCACCACggaggggggggggctgtgaGCAGGGCTCACGGTGCCGCCGCCCTGTGGCAACAGGCGGGCAGCCCAGGGACCTGTCCACAGCTTTTGGAGGCTCCCGCACTCACAGTCCCCGGGGGACCAGGCTGAGGGCAGTGTCCACGCTCACAGGGCCTCAACAAGCCAGTGGGCAGCCAGCGTGCAGGACCAGACTTGACCCAGCACCCCTCTGGGGACCCCAGccggcctgccccctgccccgctaTGTGCCCGGGAGCACGGAGAGGTCACACTAAAGCCTGAGGGCTGTCACCGACACTCGGGAGCGACAACGGACAAGGCGGGCGCAGGGGCCAGCCACGCCCTGCTGCTGACTGCCGACCACTGACCGCTGAGGGCGAGGGCAGGGCTCAGCCCGGCCGTGGCATCCAGCACGAGGACATGGCCTTGGGGTGAAGCCGAGGCTGAGCGACAACCACATGGCCGCCCTCGGCACCCGTGcacggggacacagggacacggggACCTCCCCCCCCGGTGTGCGGAGGACCCAAGCAAGCCCGTGGACAGTGCCGGTGACTGCAGTCAGGCCGTCTCCTGCCGCGCTCACCGGATGATGTCTGTGTACTCCCGGTCCCTCCCCTTGCTCTCCTTCCACTTCCTGTACATCACGGACGCGTCCACGTTGGCTGGCGAGAAGGTGTTGGGCTCGTTGAGCAGAGAGATCACGCTCAGGAGGATGgtcctgggggaggcgggggtCAGTAGGGTGCGGCCTGTGCCTGGACCCTGGaccgcaggggcagggcagggccgtgCTGGCCTTCCCCTCCCTCCGACACGCCCACCTGGCGGGACCAGGACACCGGGCACAGGGCTGCGTATGCGGGGTGCGTGGACCCAGGACTGCGGGGGACCGGGCagggcctccccctcccaccccaacacacCCGCCTGGCGGTACCAGGGCCGCGTATGCAGGGTGCGTGGGGGCCCTGGGACCCAGGTGCCCCAGACCAGCAGGGCCCGAGGTAGCGTGCCAGTCACCCAGACCCAGGTCAAAGGTTGGGAGCCCGGCCTCACCTCACGTTCTGTGTGGGGTTCCAGCGCTCGGAGGGCAGCTCCCCACTCTGGGGGTCGTCGACCGGGGGGTGCAGGATGGAGATGCACACGTCCCCTGTCTGTGACGAGAGGGGCTCAGCTCtacccaggccctgcccacggGGCCCAGGGCGAGGGCCGCTTACCTCGTAGATGTTCGGGTGCCACATCTTGGTCAGGAACCGGAAGGCCGGCGGGGAGTACGGGTAATCCAGGGGGAACTTGAGCCGAGCCTGCAGGGCGGGCGGGAGGCAGCGGGGCTCAGCCGGGCGCTCACGTGGCCAGGCAGGGGCTCGGCTCACCGCGGGGCACTCGCAGGCCACCTGGAGCCCTCCTGAGTCACCTCAGTCCCCGGGGCTGCGGGGAACCGGGCACCTGGAGCAGGCTCGGGACCCGTGGGGGCTCCAGGCCGTTCTGGCGGGCACGTGGCTGGGCCCAGGGGGAGGGAACGGTCAGCTCTGGCCCTGCTCCGGGGTCTGGCCAAGGGGCTGAGGCAGGTGACCTAAGTACAGCAGGACTGGTCCTTGGCCAGGCACGGACCTGACCACGTGCCTGGGGCAGCTGTGTCCTCCTGGGCTCAGCAGGCAAACAAGGAAGCCGGCACCAGGCACCCCCGCCTCAGGGATGCTTGACAGACCCTGTCCGAGGTGGGCACAGAGCGAGCCTGCGACGCCCACGTGGGGCCTCCCCGCCCTGGAGACAGTGAGCACccccccagcacacagcaggtggccTCCCTCACCAGGGGTCTCCCCACCCAGccgccctgccctgccagggACAGCCAGAGGCAGGTGCTATCCAAGGTGGAGGTGGGCCCACAATCCCTTGCAGGGGGCACCCTCCCCCTGCGGTGAAGGCAGTCACCCCGCGCAGGAGATGGAGGATCCCGGGGGACCCGCCCCTGCTGCACCCTGTACCTAGCCCAGGCCTCGCCCCCAGGGCCACCGGAGTGGGGCGGGACCTATGGCCTAAGCagcagggctgtgcccagggcttGGGCAGCAACCAGGGGCAGCCTTGGCGACGGtgcgtgtgtgttgggggggggggtgacactTCCACATTACTCCGGTCGGTCTTGTGAGTCTGGGGGTGCACAGGCCTGCCCTGGCTTGGGCGCaagtcctccccccaccccccccgtaGTGCCAAGCACAGACACGGGGGCGGGGTGGCTGGAAGCGGACCAGCAGGAGGCACGGCGGCTCCCTGGGCCGGGCGCGATGCGCACAGCAGGGGAGGCCCAGGCTGCCGGGGGTCGCACGGGCAGGTGGGCCCTACGTGGTTCTGTCCCCTCCggacagccaggagggaggcaggacccCAGCCCCAACGACACTCGGCGGGGCCGGGAGCTTCGGGGGccccggggagggaggaggaccccaggcccagccacacATGGTGGGCGCGGCAGGCGCGCGGGGCCGGGAGCTGCGGGGGCCCCGGGCCGAGGCGGGCGCGGGGCCCACCTTGAAGTAGCCGCCTTCGTAGTAGGTGTTGGGCGGCCCGAAGATGGCCACCTCCCAGTTGTACAGGTCGCCCTCGTCCACCAACGTCACGCGGAAGCCCTCGACCggctcctcctgcagcccctTGAGCTCCAGCAGCAGCGCCTTCTGCGAGCTGGGCACCAGTGGCCGGgccatggcggcggcggcggcggcggaggggcccggggccggggccgccgcGAGCTCGCGGGACGGGCCGGGCCGCGCGCCAGCCGCGGGGGAgccgccggggccggggccgggacccgggccggggccgccgccgccttcCTCCTCTacaccgccgccgccgctgccgcccggGGCCCCCGAGCGCTCCACTCGCtcaggcgccgccgccgccgccgccgcccgcccggccGGCCTTCGCCTCGGCCAGgcccgcgcgccccgccccgcacTGCGCCTGCGCGCCGCGGCCGGGCCCTCACTGCGCTTGCGCGCCGCGGCCGGGCCCGCACTGCGCCTGCGCGCCCGCCCGCGGGGCACGCCGGGAAGCGGAGTCCCCGCCGCCCCGCTGGCGACCGCCGGGAGGGAGCGGCGCGCAGGCGCCTGGGCGCTTCCGACCTGAGGCcgtgcccgccgccgccgccgccgccgcctcggccgCCGCGCTCTCGGGGGCTCGGGTCGCTGTGCGCGGGGaggcgggcagggcagggctgcgcCGCGCGCCGCTGCTCGGGCCGTTTTTGTGACGTCCCTAGCGCTAGGCGGGGCGCACCGCGGGAGCCACGCCGCACACCGCCTCGCCTCGGCCCGCTGGGGCGCCCCGGGAGCACCTGGGCCAGGGCCCCTCTCCGCGTCCCCCCACCCCGTGCGGGCGGTTCCCAGTGTTGGACCCCCGCAGCCCCTGGGGCCGGAATCCCGGGCTCCGCGCCCCGAGGAGCAGCCGGTGGGTGGGGGTCCTGGGCCCGCGGCCCCCCGCCGGCGCCCCTCTGCGGCGGGTGGACGGTGCCTCCTGGGCCCCGAGTGCCCCGCACGCGGCGCCCGCCGTCGGCCGAGGCGGGGGCACTTTGCGGGCTGGCGGGAGGACCGCGCTGGAGCGCAAGCCCAGGCCCCGGACGCGGGCCACGAGCGCCGCACCGCCTCGGCTTCGGCGGGCGCGGACGCGGCCCGAGGGACTCTGCAGAGGGGACGCAGATGCGGACCGAGGCGGGGACGACTTGGGGTTGCCCGGGGCCCAGCGGCATCCCAGGGTCCCCCCGAGGCGGTCACTACAAGGGGCGCGGCAGGGGTACGAGCCGAAGCCTGGGCGGCTGGGCTCCCAGGTGAGCAGTTTGAGGAGAGGTTCCGGGACAGCACCGGGCCCGCTGGAGTCGCGTGGTGGCCCCGAGCCAGTCGccgaggcctggaggaagccgcCTGGACCGGGCGGCCAGGTGAAGCCgtggtgggagggggcaggggacagcCAGGTCCTGGGTCCCCATAGGAGGAggaggggcttcccgggggccgaGGCCTCTAGGGGGCCTGGGGTGGACGTTCTTGGGGGTCGTCCCCAGCGGGTTCCTGGGAGGCTGGGGCACTGAGGT
It includes:
- the CDC34 gene encoding ubiquitin-conjugating enzyme E2 R1 — its product is MARPLVPSSQKALLLELKGLQEEPVEGFRVTLVDEGDLYNWEVAIFGPPNTYYEGGYFKARLKFPLDYPYSPPAFRFLTKMWHPNIYETGDVCISILHPPVDDPQSGELPSERWNPTQNVRTILLSVISLLNEPNTFSPANVDASVMYRKWKESKGRDREYTDIIRKQVLGTKVDAERDGVKVPTTLAEYCVRSKAPLPDEGADLFYDDYYEDADAEAEGDSCFGDEDEDSGAEES